One region of Aminobacterium colombiense DSM 12261 genomic DNA includes:
- a CDS encoding heavy metal translocating P-type ATPase: MPLYRIKKLNCQSCASRIEADISALPGVSGVLFDIDTKILRVENDGSDLEEKIRAIVTRIEPGVTVTPVNNVENASSEKPSSGKSFLIKRFKEEGKGLGIAAILFIIGLAFREQLAATPYSLGEYSIFLAAYFLSGQEVLWSTVKNLKGLKGMDEFFLMSIATIAAILIGELPEAVAVMLFYRTGELFQELSASRSRSSIRALLAARPQFARLLSGGEERNVKPEDVAVNDHILVRPGEKIPLDGIIESGISQIDQSPLTGESIPVTAEPGKRVYGGSINLRGALTIRVTSAFEETTIARILEMVEFAVARKSPTERFITTFARYYTPAVVMGALAVAAIPPLLGNGSFMNWIYRALVLLVISCPCALVISIPLGYFGGIGAGSRHGILIKGGNVLDAMNSAKVVAFDKTGTLTQGVFSVTKIVPQQGVSEEEILSLAASLEQGSNHPIARSITEAAGGIELLPPKDLEEISGKGLRGIVEGHRILAGNKKFLEGEGFQNLSDPERGTVVHIAKGGQYLGYIIVSDVIRPDAHSTLKALKKAGLAATIMLTGDTEKGAEWVAREIGVDQYVASLLPQDKVAELARLKSGLSANETTIFVGDGLNDAPALAAADIGIAMGGLGSEAAIETADVVILDDNPSKVADALVLARRTRKIVWQNIILALATKGFFIALGIAGMAGMWEAVFADVGVALLAVLNSMRTIRFEPA; the protein is encoded by the coding sequence ATGCCGCTCTATAGAATTAAGAAACTGAACTGTCAGAGTTGCGCTTCTCGAATAGAGGCAGACATATCCGCCCTTCCAGGAGTAAGTGGGGTATTGTTTGATATCGATACAAAAATATTGAGAGTTGAGAACGATGGAAGTGACCTTGAGGAAAAGATCAGGGCCATTGTAACTCGCATAGAACCAGGGGTAACAGTAACACCCGTTAATAATGTGGAAAATGCTTCTTCAGAAAAGCCCTCTTCAGGCAAGAGTTTTTTAATAAAGAGATTTAAGGAAGAAGGAAAGGGCCTTGGAATTGCCGCCATCCTCTTTATCATAGGACTTGCTTTTAGAGAACAGCTGGCAGCAACACCTTATAGCCTAGGTGAATATTCCATCTTCCTCGCCGCTTACTTTCTTAGCGGACAGGAAGTGCTCTGGAGTACCGTTAAAAATCTAAAGGGCCTGAAAGGCATGGACGAGTTCTTCCTAATGTCTATCGCCACAATCGCTGCCATTCTTATTGGGGAACTTCCAGAGGCTGTAGCAGTTATGCTTTTTTATAGAACTGGAGAACTATTCCAGGAATTATCAGCATCAAGGTCCCGCAGCTCTATCCGCGCCCTTCTTGCTGCTCGCCCTCAATTTGCCAGACTCCTTAGCGGCGGAGAAGAAAGAAATGTCAAACCCGAAGATGTTGCCGTAAACGACCATATCCTGGTTCGGCCGGGAGAAAAAATCCCCCTGGATGGAATTATTGAATCGGGAATTTCCCAAATTGATCAATCCCCCCTCACCGGGGAATCGATACCTGTAACGGCAGAACCTGGCAAAAGGGTATATGGCGGAAGCATAAACCTACGAGGGGCTCTCACCATTCGTGTAACATCTGCCTTTGAAGAAACAACTATTGCGCGAATTCTTGAAATGGTCGAGTTCGCTGTAGCGCGGAAATCGCCAACTGAACGGTTTATTACAACCTTTGCCCGCTACTACACTCCTGCAGTAGTTATGGGAGCTTTAGCAGTAGCCGCCATTCCACCCCTTCTCGGAAATGGTTCGTTTATGAATTGGATTTATCGGGCGCTGGTCCTTCTCGTTATTTCATGCCCCTGCGCTTTGGTGATCAGTATTCCTCTTGGATATTTTGGAGGAATAGGGGCTGGATCGCGCCATGGCATCCTCATAAAGGGTGGAAATGTCCTTGATGCTATGAATTCTGCGAAAGTGGTGGCTTTTGACAAGACAGGAACCCTGACACAAGGGGTTTTCTCTGTAACAAAGATTGTGCCCCAGCAGGGAGTTTCAGAAGAAGAGATACTTTCCCTAGCCGCCTCGCTGGAACAAGGCTCGAATCACCCCATCGCCCGTTCAATTACTGAGGCGGCGGGAGGAATAGAACTTTTACCTCCAAAAGATCTCGAAGAAATCTCCGGAAAGGGCTTACGGGGCATTGTTGAAGGTCATCGGATCCTTGCTGGGAATAAAAAATTCTTAGAGGGAGAAGGTTTCCAGAACCTTTCAGACCCGGAGCGGGGAACCGTAGTCCACATAGCAAAGGGCGGTCAGTACCTCGGTTATATTATTGTTTCTGATGTGATCCGTCCTGACGCGCACAGCACATTGAAAGCCCTCAAGAAGGCCGGATTGGCGGCTACGATCATGCTGACAGGCGATACCGAAAAGGGAGCGGAGTGGGTAGCTCGTGAGATAGGCGTAGATCAATACGTCGCCAGCCTTTTGCCCCAGGATAAGGTTGCGGAGCTGGCCAGGCTGAAATCAGGGCTGTCTGCCAATGAAACAACCATCTTTGTGGGTGATGGCCTCAACGATGCCCCTGCTTTAGCCGCTGCCGACATCGGCATAGCTATGGGAGGCCTTGGCTCAGAAGCAGCAATAGAAACAGCTGACGTGGTCATCCTCGACGATAATCCATCCAAGGTTGCGGATGCCCTTGTTCTGGCTCGCCGAACCCGTAAAATCGTCTGGCAGAATATAATCCTGGCCCTTGCTACAAAAGGCTTTTTCATCGCCCTTGGAATAGCTGGAATGGCAGGAATGTGGGAAGCTGTATTCGCCGATGTAGGGGTTGCCTTGCTTGCTGTTTTGAACTCTATGCGTACGATCCGGTTTGAGCCGGCATAA
- the cbiQ gene encoding cobalt ECF transporter T component CbiQ, whose protein sequence is MGNSNFPSLNYQVYIPDSFLSRVSAAIKVVLVFLFALCVALLPSVAAQFFLLMYAFMLVTIARIPIKVIITRLLALDSFLLMMWLTLPLSSENGVRLALLITIRAHAATLAFISLLRTTTMPDLLQALHRLHVPQKLILLLHFTYRYAHVLSEEAQKIHKSMVLRGFHPTVSFSTFRAYGNLVGMLLIRSIIRSERVSKAMALRGFNGSFPFFSFCATSSPPDTLCMAALYILLAGCFIL, encoded by the coding sequence ATGGGCAATAGTAACTTCCCTTCATTGAATTACCAAGTTTATATTCCTGATAGTTTTTTAAGTCGAGTCTCTGCAGCAATCAAAGTTGTGCTTGTCTTTCTTTTCGCCTTATGTGTCGCTCTTTTGCCATCAGTTGCCGCTCAATTTTTTCTGCTGATGTATGCCTTCATGCTTGTCACTATTGCCCGTATTCCTATCAAAGTTATTATCACTCGCCTTCTTGCCCTTGATAGCTTTCTTCTTATGATGTGGCTCACGCTTCCCCTTTCCTCTGAAAATGGTGTGCGCCTTGCATTGCTTATTACAATACGAGCTCATGCGGCAACTTTGGCTTTCATCTCACTTTTACGAACAACAACAATGCCAGATCTTTTACAGGCACTTCATCGTCTTCACGTGCCTCAAAAACTTATTCTTTTGCTTCATTTTACTTATCGATACGCTCACGTTTTATCGGAAGAAGCACAAAAAATTCATAAAAGCATGGTGTTAAGGGGATTTCATCCCACTGTATCCTTTTCAACTTTTAGAGCTTACGGCAACCTCGTCGGTATGCTGCTTATACGAAGTATCATCCGTTCAGAGCGAGTCTCTAAAGCTATGGCGTTACGAGGTTTTAACGGCTCTTTTCCCTTTTTCTCCTTTTGCGCGACATCCTCCCCCCCTGATACTCTTTGCATGGCAGCCCTCTACATTTTGTTGGCTGGGTGTTTTATTCTATGA
- a CDS encoding FecCD family ABC transporter permease — translation MHLEEGTLSPVYKEYQAQKALWLCAGAVLLAITAMLSISLGAVRIPPMEVLATVLGKSETSKWQLIIWNVRLPQTLTALVAGAGLSVAGVVMQSILRNPLGSPFTLGISNAAAFGAALSVMVFGAGQMQSSQVGAVTLFNPLAATGAAFSTSLIATGIIVLLSRMRGATPESMVLTGVALASLFTAATMLLQYFADDAQLAAMVFWTFGDVARAGWRELQIMSVFIGVVLIYFFAHRWDYNAIDAGEEAALGLGVQVQRIRLVGMLCASLISSVVVAFVGVIGFVGLVCPHMVRLIIGDDHRFLIPGTAIFGALLLLGADTAARLVLAPRVLPVSVLTSFLGAPLFIWLVLRRGRL, via the coding sequence ATGCATTTGGAAGAAGGAACCCTTTCCCCGGTTTACAAAGAATATCAAGCCCAAAAAGCGCTGTGGCTTTGTGCAGGGGCTGTCCTCCTTGCTATAACGGCCATGTTGTCTATTTCCCTTGGCGCGGTCCGTATCCCTCCAATGGAAGTCCTTGCTACTGTATTAGGAAAGAGCGAGACATCTAAGTGGCAGCTTATTATTTGGAACGTTCGCCTTCCCCAGACACTTACTGCTTTAGTGGCCGGGGCAGGCCTTTCTGTTGCTGGTGTTGTTATGCAGTCCATACTGCGAAACCCTTTGGGATCGCCTTTTACCTTGGGAATCTCAAATGCGGCCGCTTTTGGCGCTGCTCTTTCTGTTATGGTTTTTGGCGCAGGGCAAATGCAGAGCAGCCAGGTGGGTGCAGTGACTCTCTTTAATCCACTCGCTGCCACAGGCGCTGCCTTTTCAACAAGTCTAATTGCTACCGGGATCATTGTGCTTCTTTCCCGAATGAGAGGAGCAACACCTGAATCCATGGTCTTAACAGGCGTGGCACTGGCCTCTCTTTTTACGGCGGCGACAATGCTCCTGCAGTATTTTGCTGATGACGCCCAACTGGCGGCCATGGTCTTCTGGACCTTCGGCGATGTGGCCAGGGCAGGGTGGAGAGAGTTACAGATAATGAGTGTTTTTATCGGGGTCGTGTTGATTTATTTCTTTGCTCACAGGTGGGATTACAATGCTATTGATGCAGGAGAAGAAGCGGCCCTTGGTCTCGGTGTTCAGGTGCAGCGTATTCGTCTTGTGGGAATGCTCTGTGCGTCACTCATTTCGTCGGTGGTTGTTGCTTTTGTAGGGGTTATTGGCTTTGTGGGCCTTGTGTGTCCTCACATGGTCCGTTTAATTATTGGTGATGACCACCGTTTTCTTATTCCGGGAACGGCTATTTTCGGTGCATTGCTGCTCCTCGGTGCAGACACAGCGGCGAGGCTTGTTCTGGCTCCGAGAGTACTGCCCGTTTCAGTGCTCACCTCTTTTCTGGGAGCGCCTCTTTTCATCTGGCTTGTTTTGCGGAGGGGACGTTTATGA
- a CDS encoding ABC transporter ATP-binding protein: MILSVDDLHFSYGETPILKNISLSVKNQEMVMILGPNGSGKTTLLRCLNGINRPQKGTITLEDKNMRRMSGREIARRIGYVPQSSEKVRLTAFDAILLGRRPYVGWRLAESDIKKVDAIIHTLGLDELALRYLDEMSGGELQKVTIARALVQEPRILLLDEPISSLDVKNQIEIMETMKHIIKGHGLSAVMSLHDLTMALRYGDRFVFMKKGEIRYILARDEISPQVIADIYDISVDIEFVHGSPVIIPAW; this comes from the coding sequence ATGATCCTTTCAGTAGACGATCTTCATTTTAGCTATGGGGAAACACCTATTCTGAAAAATATTTCCCTCTCAGTGAAGAATCAGGAGATGGTTATGATTCTTGGCCCTAACGGTTCGGGCAAGACAACCCTCCTACGGTGTCTGAATGGAATTAACCGCCCTCAAAAGGGCACCATTACTCTAGAAGACAAGAACATGCGCCGCATGTCAGGACGTGAAATAGCCAGACGCATAGGGTATGTTCCTCAAAGCAGTGAGAAAGTACGGCTCACCGCTTTTGATGCCATTCTTCTCGGCCGCCGCCCCTACGTAGGTTGGCGCCTTGCAGAGAGCGATATTAAGAAGGTTGACGCAATCATCCATACCCTTGGCCTTGATGAGTTAGCCTTGCGGTATCTTGACGAGATGAGCGGTGGTGAACTTCAGAAGGTGACCATAGCTCGTGCTTTAGTTCAGGAGCCTCGCATTTTATTGCTTGACGAACCTATCAGCAGTCTCGACGTAAAGAATCAGATTGAAATTATGGAAACAATGAAACATATTATTAAAGGCCATGGGCTTTCAGCTGTTATGTCCCTTCATGACCTTACCATGGCATTGAGATATGGAGATCGTTTCGTTTTTATGAAAAAAGGAGAGATCCGCTATATTCTGGCCAGAGACGAAATCTCTCCCCAGGTTATTGCCGATATTTACGATATTTCAGTGGATATTGAGTTTGTTCACGGTTCTCCTGTCATTATTCCTGCATGGTGA
- a CDS encoding ArsR/SmtB family transcription factor: MDASLQQEKAAIFKALGHPVRLSIVETLEKGEMCACEIAELFHFDRTTISKHLAILRDLHIIEDRKDGLHIYYSLKMRCLASMLQCVERVIQGHPVYEEHHLQCFCAARKEREDENTDIGNRLPKM; encoded by the coding sequence TTGGACGCAAGCCTACAACAGGAAAAAGCAGCTATTTTCAAAGCCCTAGGTCATCCTGTTCGTCTTTCTATTGTGGAAACTCTGGAAAAGGGTGAGATGTGCGCCTGTGAAATAGCGGAACTTTTTCACTTTGACAGGACGACGATCAGCAAACATTTAGCCATACTCCGCGATCTCCACATTATTGAAGACCGAAAAGACGGGCTGCATATTTACTATTCTCTGAAAATGCGCTGCCTCGCTTCAATGCTTCAATGTGTTGAGCGCGTTATCCAGGGGCATCCAGTTTATGAGGAACATCACTTACAGTGTTTTTGTGCGGCGAGAAAGGAGAGGGAAGATGAAAATACAGATATTGGGAACAGGTTGCCCAAAATGTAA
- a CDS encoding energy-coupling factor ABC transporter ATP-binding protein — MMPLLRLKSIAFAYPRSSPLFTHLSFEIFEKEKIYIRGENGAGKTTLFSLIMGLLRPQKGDIIVKGKVIKNQKDLRYLRQTIGFLFQDPDDQLFCPTLLDDVLFGPLNGGINKEEAYEQAINVLKTLNIDNLAHTPPYALSGGQKRLGALAAVLAMKPDLLLLDEPSSGLDERAWQNLVDVLNQLDMALIIASHDIPFLEHVTRRGYELSSGMLTFAQ, encoded by the coding sequence ATGATGCCACTGTTACGCTTAAAAAGTATTGCTTTTGCCTATCCCAGAAGTTCGCCTCTGTTTACACATCTCTCTTTTGAAATTTTTGAGAAAGAAAAAATTTATATTCGAGGGGAAAATGGTGCGGGTAAAACAACTCTTTTCTCTCTGATAATGGGCCTGCTTCGCCCACAGAAGGGAGACATTATTGTTAAGGGGAAAGTTATTAAAAACCAAAAGGATCTTCGATATTTACGTCAAACCATAGGCTTTCTTTTTCAAGATCCCGATGACCAGCTCTTTTGCCCGACCCTGCTTGATGATGTGCTCTTTGGCCCTCTCAATGGAGGAATAAATAAAGAAGAAGCCTATGAACAAGCTATAAATGTTTTGAAAACCCTTAACATAGACAACCTCGCTCATACCCCTCCTTACGCCCTTTCCGGAGGACAAAAGAGACTCGGGGCCTTAGCTGCTGTTCTTGCAATGAAACCAGACCTATTGTTGCTCGACGAACCTTCAAGCGGTCTCGATGAAAGGGCCTGGCAAAACCTTGTAGACGTTCTAAATCAACTTGACATGGCTCTCATCATTGCCTCACATGACATTCCCTTTCTAGAACATGTAACCCGCCGGGGATATGAGCTCTCCTCTGGAATGCTTACATTTGCACAATAG
- a CDS encoding iron ABC transporter substrate-binding protein has translation MKWRTGIWSFLLLCSIFFPTQGLASEKSGTSMAIADGTGQQVEVPAPIEYAICSGSGCLRLLTYLQGQHLVVAVEDNEKRKDFGPRPYALANPHFKDMPLMGEFRGNANPELILGLNPLPQVIFKTYPNDGIPAHVLNEKTGIPVIGLNYGNLAHLREDLYASLRIMGKVIDREERAEAIVDFFEKSIADLKSRVQDVPEAEQRTCYVGGVASRGAHGFRSTELAYPPFIFTKARHVATADHDAGAKNTHADVAREKLLEWDPEVIFIDLATLNAGGQASALSELKNDPVYQELQAVKSGEVYGVLPYNWYTQNFGSILADAYFVGKVLYPERFQDIDPPQKADEIYTFLVGKGVFNEMNALFENMAFQKISLK, from the coding sequence ATGAAATGGCGTACCGGGATATGGAGTTTTCTTCTTTTATGTTCAATTTTTTTCCCCACCCAAGGTCTTGCTTCCGAAAAAAGCGGCACTTCAATGGCAATCGCAGATGGTACAGGACAGCAAGTAGAAGTTCCAGCACCAATAGAGTATGCCATCTGTTCTGGTTCGGGGTGTCTTAGGCTTCTTACTTATTTGCAAGGTCAGCACCTTGTCGTGGCAGTGGAAGACAATGAGAAAAGAAAAGATTTCGGTCCCCGTCCTTATGCTTTGGCCAACCCTCATTTTAAAGATATGCCTCTTATGGGAGAATTTCGAGGCAATGCGAACCCCGAATTAATCCTCGGTCTCAACCCTTTGCCTCAGGTTATATTTAAAACCTACCCGAATGATGGAATTCCAGCTCATGTATTGAATGAAAAAACAGGTATCCCTGTCATAGGACTTAATTATGGCAACCTGGCCCACCTCCGAGAAGATCTTTATGCCTCTTTGCGCATTATGGGAAAGGTCATTGATCGGGAAGAGCGAGCAGAGGCTATTGTTGATTTCTTTGAGAAGAGCATTGCGGATCTTAAAAGCAGAGTACAGGATGTTCCAGAAGCCGAGCAAAGAACATGTTACGTTGGAGGGGTCGCGTCGAGAGGAGCTCATGGTTTTCGATCCACGGAGCTGGCTTATCCGCCCTTTATATTTACCAAGGCTCGACATGTGGCAACTGCTGATCATGACGCTGGGGCAAAAAATACTCATGCGGATGTAGCCCGGGAAAAGCTTTTGGAATGGGATCCTGAGGTTATTTTTATAGATCTTGCCACTCTTAACGCTGGCGGGCAGGCAAGCGCTCTGTCAGAACTGAAAAATGACCCCGTTTACCAGGAACTCCAGGCCGTAAAGAGTGGCGAAGTCTACGGAGTTCTTCCTTACAACTGGTATACACAGAATTTTGGCTCCATTCTTGCCGACGCTTACTTTGTTGGCAAGGTTCTGTATCCTGAACGCTTTCAGGATATTGACCCTCCACAAAAGGCCGATGAAATTTACACATTCCTTGTTGGAAAGGGAGTTTTCAATGAAATGAACGCTCTTTTTGAGAATATGGCTTTTCAAAAAATATCTCTAAAATAG
- a CDS encoding thioredoxin family protein, which produces MKIQILGTGCPKCKKLAEMAEKVAQELDLDYEIEKVTDIKEIMSFGVLGTPGLVVDGKVLLSGRVPTEAVLKDLLREKAK; this is translated from the coding sequence ATGAAAATACAGATATTGGGAACAGGTTGCCCAAAATGTAAAAAACTTGCTGAAATGGCAGAAAAAGTGGCTCAGGAGCTAGACCTCGATTACGAAATTGAAAAGGTAACAGATATTAAAGAGATTATGTCCTTTGGAGTGCTGGGAACTCCCGGCCTTGTTGTAGACGGGAAGGTTCTTTTATCCGGTCGGGTTCCAACAGAAGCAGTTCTGAAAGACCTTCTTCGCGAGAAGGCAAAATAA
- a CDS encoding phosphoribosyltransferase family protein — translation MNDTYELHISGLTRNLKKVRVADDLVIASFVMLGDTELIERTAEDLYRKLPDGIDYLVCPEAKGIPLTHAIARRLGINYVIVRKSVKGYMENPVIEKVQSITTREPQIIVLDGLDAQKLENKRVCIVDDVVSTGGSLKALESLLSHVNCTVVTKVAVLLEEGGYESKDLVYLARLPVFKE, via the coding sequence ATGAACGACACCTACGAACTGCATATTTCTGGATTAACCAGGAATCTAAAAAAGGTGAGAGTCGCAGATGACCTTGTTATAGCATCGTTTGTAATGCTTGGAGATACAGAACTCATTGAACGGACGGCTGAGGACCTTTATCGTAAACTTCCAGATGGCATTGATTATCTAGTCTGTCCTGAGGCAAAAGGAATTCCCCTTACTCATGCTATTGCCAGACGTTTAGGCATTAATTACGTTATAGTCCGTAAGTCTGTAAAGGGATATATGGAAAATCCCGTGATAGAAAAGGTGCAGTCCATTACTACCCGTGAGCCGCAGATTATAGTTCTCGACGGCCTGGATGCCCAAAAGCTGGAAAACAAGCGGGTGTGTATTGTAGACGACGTGGTCTCCACAGGGGGATCCCTCAAAGCCCTTGAGAGCCTTCTTTCCCACGTTAATTGCACAGTGGTGACCAAGGTTGCCGTTCTTCTCGAGGAAGGCGGTTACGAAAGTAAGGATCTGGTCTATCTCGCGAGGTTGCCCGTATTTAAAGAATAG
- a CDS encoding guanine permease — MLTNILTALAVVVNGIPQGLLALSFGFAAFPTAIAFIIGIAGSLAFNSVATISFQAETITLAGTMGRNVRERLSLVFWGAAFLFIPSVFGLNEAIVAFIGPTIVTSMMAGVGIMLAYVAIELFNAERWSGTASMISGLAVWLVTKDLAWTIIISVLVSTAVYNYLRVSKKVAIEETKIDLSRERFNFGDIEWRFWKNPRVFVGALALACLNIGANISFGKITGSIAGAETNIDHLAIYSSLADMGSSLFGGGPVEAIISGTATAPKPILASVLMMGIMAVILLMKLLPIIGQYVHRSSIAGFLFILGTFVTFATNIQGAIASAPEFAGPYGFGPWGMVIGATTLVSARWNPFFGLLAGLAIKFYFGV, encoded by the coding sequence ATGCTTACTAATATCCTCACCGCCTTGGCTGTTGTTGTGAATGGTATCCCTCAGGGATTGCTGGCACTCAGTTTTGGTTTTGCTGCCTTCCCCACGGCTATCGCTTTTATTATTGGTATTGCTGGCTCTCTTGCATTTAACTCTGTTGCCACCATCTCTTTCCAGGCAGAAACGATCACTTTGGCAGGAACAATGGGACGTAACGTCCGCGAACGCCTTAGCCTTGTTTTCTGGGGCGCGGCTTTTCTTTTTATCCCCTCTGTTTTCGGATTGAATGAAGCCATTGTTGCCTTTATTGGCCCTACCATCGTAACATCTATGATGGCAGGCGTTGGAATTATGCTGGCCTATGTGGCCATTGAACTTTTCAATGCTGAACGGTGGTCTGGAACTGCTTCTATGATTTCGGGGCTTGCTGTCTGGCTTGTAACAAAAGATCTGGCATGGACAATTATTATATCTGTTCTTGTTTCTACTGCCGTCTATAACTACCTTCGAGTCAGCAAAAAAGTTGCTATTGAGGAAACAAAAATTGACCTTTCCAGAGAGCGCTTTAACTTTGGTGACATTGAGTGGCGTTTCTGGAAAAACCCCCGTGTTTTTGTAGGAGCCCTTGCTCTCGCTTGTCTTAACATCGGAGCTAATATCAGTTTTGGAAAGATCACAGGAAGCATTGCCGGGGCCGAGACAAATATCGACCACCTTGCCATTTACTCCAGTCTGGCCGATATGGGGTCTTCTCTTTTTGGCGGCGGTCCTGTGGAAGCTATTATCTCTGGGACAGCTACAGCACCTAAGCCCATTCTAGCTTCTGTGCTTATGATGGGCATTATGGCCGTGATCCTTCTTATGAAACTTCTTCCCATTATTGGCCAGTACGTCCATCGTTCGTCTATTGCCGGGTTTCTGTTTATTCTTGGTACTTTTGTTACTTTTGCTACCAACATTCAGGGAGCCATTGCTTCCGCTCCGGAATTTGCCGGTCCTTACGGGTTTGGTCCCTGGGGCATGGTGATTGGGGCGACGACCCTTGTCTCTGCCCGGTGGAACCCATTCTTTGGCCTCTTGGCCGGGTTGGCGATAAAATTTTATTTTGGAGTGTGA
- a CDS encoding permease — protein sequence MSDRKKFIWIVAAFLFFYFLPANNPRVHGAAIEAFAMLHEYAREHVLLCLVPAFFIAGAISVFVSQQSVMKYLGNQAQKIVSYSVAAVSGTILAVCSCTVLPLFAGIYSRGAGIGPASAFLYSGPAINILAIILTARVLGFEMGLARAIGAISFSILIGLAMAFIFKEEEKKRQEGFASLPIEEPARPLWKTLWTMASMVFFLIFANWAAPKVESGTWAAIYDAKWILAGTALGSTLLTTMKWFSRDEQTEWLSATWGYGLQVLPLLFSGVLLAGFLLGRPGYEALIPSHYVAALVGGNSIFSNFFASVAGAFMYFATLTEVPILQGLMGAGMGKGPALALLLAGPALSLPNMLVIRNIMGTKKTAAYVALVIFLSTVAGSIYGAFF from the coding sequence ATGAGTGACCGCAAAAAATTTATATGGATCGTTGCAGCTTTCCTTTTCTTTTATTTTTTACCAGCCAACAATCCCCGAGTACATGGAGCCGCTATAGAAGCCTTCGCCATGCTTCATGAATATGCCAGGGAGCATGTACTGCTTTGCCTTGTTCCCGCATTTTTTATTGCTGGAGCGATTTCTGTTTTCGTCAGTCAGCAGTCAGTGATGAAATATCTTGGAAACCAGGCGCAAAAAATCGTTTCATACTCTGTCGCTGCTGTTTCAGGCACTATCCTTGCGGTCTGTTCATGCACCGTCCTTCCCCTTTTTGCGGGAATTTACAGCCGTGGAGCCGGTATTGGCCCTGCTTCTGCCTTTCTCTATTCAGGCCCGGCCATCAACATCCTCGCCATTATATTGACAGCCCGAGTTCTCGGTTTTGAAATGGGGCTCGCCCGTGCCATTGGCGCTATCTCTTTCAGCATACTTATAGGACTTGCAATGGCTTTCATTTTTAAAGAAGAAGAAAAGAAGCGGCAAGAAGGGTTCGCTTCTCTACCTATTGAAGAACCAGCCCGTCCCCTATGGAAAACCCTATGGACTATGGCCAGCATGGTCTTCTTTCTTATATTTGCCAACTGGGCCGCCCCCAAGGTAGAGTCCGGAACATGGGCCGCGATATATGATGCAAAGTGGATCTTGGCAGGAACTGCCCTTGGTTCTACTCTTTTGACAACAATGAAGTGGTTTTCCCGTGATGAGCAAACTGAATGGCTCAGCGCTACATGGGGATATGGGCTGCAAGTATTACCCCTGCTTTTTTCGGGGGTTCTTCTTGCGGGCTTCTTGTTGGGCCGTCCCGGCTACGAAGCCCTTATTCCAAGTCATTATGTTGCGGCCCTTGTCGGAGGGAACTCAATCTTTTCGAACTTTTTTGCCTCCGTTGCCGGAGCTTTCATGTATTTCGCCACATTGACAGAAGTCCCCATTCTCCAAGGGCTTATGGGAGCCGGTATGGGCAAAGGCCCTGCTCTTGCGCTCCTTCTGGCAGGACCTGCCCTTTCCCTTCCCAACATGCTGGTGATCCGTAACATTATGGGAACAAAAAAAACAGCAGCCTACGTTGCCCTTGTTATTTTTTTATCCACTGTGGCAGGAAGCATTTACGGCGCTTTCTTTTAG
- a CDS encoding FmdE family protein produces the protein MPSITSECLEQIIHFHGHWCPGLAIGIRAAQIALAEVGHSSDEEMVALCETDMCGIDAIQFLTGCTLGKGNLIIRPYGKMAFSFYRRKDGKSIRLVLKKESGKGTGSPDYRELQAKVNTHTITEEERRRFAALRQERCDAIMTMPVEELFEIGTVREAVPPHAPMAQSLTCALCREGVMETKARCFKGEYYCAPCFEKIVPRP, from the coding sequence ATGCCGTCAATAACTTCTGAATGCCTTGAACAAATTATTCATTTCCATGGACATTGGTGTCCTGGTTTAGCCATTGGCATACGTGCCGCCCAGATAGCTCTCGCTGAAGTAGGGCACAGTTCTGACGAAGAAATGGTGGCTCTATGTGAAACAGATATGTGCGGAATCGATGCTATCCAGTTTCTTACAGGATGTACACTTGGAAAGGGAAACCTTATTATTCGTCCCTACGGGAAAATGGCCTTTTCCTTTTATAGGAGAAAGGACGGGAAGTCCATTCGCCTTGTATTAAAAAAAGAATCTGGAAAAGGGACTGGAAGTCCTGATTATCGGGAACTTCAGGCCAAAGTTAACACTCATACCATAACGGAAGAAGAACGTCGGCGTTTCGCTGCCCTTCGTCAAGAGCGATGCGATGCTATTATGACCATGCCAGTGGAAGAGCTTTTTGAAATTGGAACAGTGAGAGAGGCAGTTCCTCCTCATGCCCCTATGGCACAAAGCCTGACGTGCGCCCTTTGCAGAGAAGGTGTTATGGAGACAAAAGCCCGGTGTTTCAAAGGAGAATACTATTGTGCCCCCTGTTTTGAAAAGATTGTTCCCCGGCCCTGA